A region of Sphingomonas crusticola DNA encodes the following proteins:
- a CDS encoding S9 family peptidase produces the protein MDWTGWKLALCAAGLALAQPAAADALEQALALPVAGGLVGAQDKPRFAWVENKAGVRNIWIADKSQPARAITAFKDDDGLPIYDLEFTRDGGTLAFVRGGDPEYPDEEDAPNAAGLAAWPRQQLFVTALDGSAATLIGEGHAPVFSPQGDRLAFTRRGSLYLWQRGGEARRVAKVAGEVGNLQWSPDGARLLFTDNRRGHSVVGLLDIGADQVRYVDAALGDAIEPVFSPDGQQIAFIFAVDPPAGAAPDSGPYWSLRIADAATGAARMLWAAPQGVGGRYAGTRGQNLFWSANGTIVFPWEASGWIHAYAIDPNGGGPRELTPGAFELDTYTLSPDGKNLVYAANAGDLDRHHVWRVPLRGGAPEALTKGDGIESYPLFGGDTLAVTATDATHPAFPALAGRKLTPIGAAPAASGFVTPQPVVFKAEDGVEVHAQLFRAKGAGRHPALIFVHGGPRRQTLLGFHPSGYYSNAYILNQHFAAEGYDVLSVNYRSGTGYGRTFRDAPAIAREGASEYRDVLAGGRWLGAQSFVDPARIGIWGGSWGGYLTALALARNSDLFAAGVDFHGVHAMVRPVENNLSPDQQAAAQRLQWSSSPMGSIDSWRSPVLLIHGDDDKNVDFGQSILLARELAARRIPYRDLVFPNERHGFLRYADWLTSYCATDAFFREMLMEKKAR, from the coding sequence ATGGACTGGACCGGATGGAAGCTGGCGCTGTGCGCGGCGGGATTGGCGTTGGCGCAGCCGGCTGCGGCGGATGCGCTGGAACAAGCGCTGGCGCTGCCAGTCGCGGGCGGGCTGGTGGGTGCGCAGGACAAGCCGCGTTTCGCCTGGGTCGAGAACAAGGCCGGCGTCCGTAACATCTGGATCGCGGACAAGAGCCAGCCGGCGCGCGCGATCACCGCTTTCAAGGACGACGACGGCCTGCCGATCTACGATCTGGAGTTCACACGCGACGGCGGCACGCTGGCGTTCGTGCGCGGCGGCGACCCGGAATATCCGGACGAGGAAGATGCGCCGAACGCCGCCGGCCTGGCGGCGTGGCCGAGGCAGCAATTGTTCGTGACCGCACTCGACGGCAGCGCAGCGACGCTGATCGGCGAAGGCCATGCCCCGGTTTTCTCGCCGCAAGGCGACCGGCTGGCCTTCACCCGGCGCGGATCGCTCTATCTGTGGCAACGCGGCGGTGAGGCTCGGCGGGTTGCCAAAGTCGCGGGCGAGGTCGGCAATCTGCAATGGTCGCCCGACGGCGCGCGGCTGCTGTTCACCGACAATCGTCGCGGCCACAGCGTGGTCGGTCTGCTCGACATCGGCGCGGACCAGGTGCGCTATGTCGATGCCGCACTGGGCGATGCGATCGAGCCGGTCTTCTCGCCCGACGGCCAGCAGATCGCCTTCATTTTCGCGGTCGATCCGCCTGCCGGTGCCGCGCCCGACAGCGGTCCCTATTGGTCGCTGCGGATCGCGGATGCCGCGACCGGGGCGGCGCGCATGTTATGGGCCGCGCCGCAAGGCGTCGGCGGGCGCTATGCGGGAACGCGCGGGCAGAACCTGTTCTGGAGCGCGAACGGCACGATCGTCTTTCCGTGGGAAGCAAGCGGCTGGATCCATGCCTATGCGATCGATCCCAACGGTGGGGGGCCGCGTGAGCTCACGCCGGGCGCGTTCGAACTCGACACTTACACACTCAGTCCCGATGGCAAGAACCTGGTCTATGCGGCCAATGCCGGCGACCTGGACCGCCATCATGTCTGGCGCGTGCCGTTGCGCGGCGGCGCGCCCGAGGCGCTCACCAAGGGCGATGGCATCGAATCCTATCCGCTGTTCGGCGGCGACACGCTGGCGGTTACCGCGACCGACGCCACCCACCCCGCTTTCCCTGCCCTGGCCGGACGCAAGCTCACGCCGATTGGCGCGGCGCCCGCGGCGAGCGGCTTCGTCACCCCGCAGCCGGTGGTGTTCAAGGCGGAGGATGGCGTAGAGGTTCACGCGCAATTGTTCAGGGCCAAGGGCGCGGGGCGGCACCCCGCGTTGATCTTCGTCCATGGCGGGCCGCGGCGGCAGACCCTGCTCGGCTTCCACCCGTCAGGCTATTATTCCAACGCCTATATCCTCAACCAGCATTTCGCGGCCGAGGGCTATGACGTGCTGTCGGTCAATTATCGCAGCGGCACCGGCTATGGCCGGACCTTCCGAGACGCCCCCGCAATCGCGCGTGAGGGCGCCAGCGAATATCGCGACGTGCTGGCCGGCGGCCGCTGGCTGGGAGCGCAGAGCTTCGTCGATCCGGCGCGGATCGGCATCTGGGGTGGCAGCTGGGGCGGATATCTCACCGCATTGGCGCTCGCGCGTAACAGCGACCTGTTCGCCGCGGGGGTCGATTTTCACGGCGTGCATGCGATGGTCCGGCCGGTCGAGAACAACCTCTCGCCCGATCAGCAGGCGGCGGCACAGCGGTTGCAATGGTCGTCGTCGCCGATGGGGTCGATCGACAGCTGGCGTTCGCCGGTGCTGTTGATCCACGGCGATGACGACAAGAATGTCGATTTCGGCCAGTCGATCCTGCTCGCGCGTGAGCTGGCGGCGCGACGCATTCCGTATCGCGACCTGGTCTTTCCCAACGAGCGGCATGGCTTCCTGCGTTACGCCGATTGGCTGACGAGCTATTGCGCGACGGATGCTTTCTTTCGCGAGATGCTGATGGAGAAGAAGGCGCGGTAG
- the dacB gene encoding D-alanyl-D-alanine carboxypeptidase/D-alanyl-D-alanine-endopeptidase, which translates to MKWGTFFTAILLPLASASAQTAPSLQQRVEAVLHAAGQGPRFGLVVADESGKELIAIDPDGRYIPASNTKMFTTTAAFATLDALDRPDATGGAAVRLEDYRRGPPDVVLEGHGDARLSSATDCTVDCLATLADAVAAKARVVHDVIGDDSLFPDERWSQGMSWNNIPTGSGTATSALTLDDNEVAMTVAPGAIGSPPVLALSDYYAVDNRAVTVAGDKVDLDYDRDPNGLLVHLRGTIGATAKPELIHMGIDDPARYAAWRFKALLATRGVRVTGTIDVRHRLLQWADDGAHRGGTAPMRAPQQPVLAKLTPPPLAEDLIHTNKVSQNLHAELFLRRVSLHDGSGSVADGLAVVRAMLAKAGVPRADYDFADGSGMSSYNRIAPRGTVIFLRWVAAQPWGAQWRATLPIGGQGPGTLARRFKGTPLEGKVFAKTGTLNQTNALSGYMIARSGRILTFSALANDVPQGVVATKAVEDALNLVAAEN; encoded by the coding sequence ATGAAGTGGGGCACATTTTTCACCGCCATCCTGTTGCCGCTGGCGTCGGCATCCGCGCAAACCGCACCATCGCTGCAGCAGCGGGTTGAAGCCGTCCTCCATGCCGCGGGGCAGGGGCCCCGCTTCGGCCTGGTCGTCGCCGACGAGAGCGGCAAGGAGCTGATCGCGATCGATCCCGACGGCCGTTACATCCCGGCTTCGAATACCAAGATGTTCACCACCACCGCCGCCTTCGCCACCCTCGATGCGCTCGACCGGCCTGACGCGACCGGCGGCGCGGCGGTTCGCCTCGAAGACTATCGCAGGGGGCCGCCCGACGTGGTGCTCGAAGGCCATGGCGATGCCCGCCTCTCCAGCGCCACCGACTGCACCGTCGATTGCCTCGCCACCCTCGCCGATGCCGTCGCCGCCAAAGCGCGCGTCGTCCACGACGTGATCGGCGACGACAGCCTTTTTCCCGACGAGCGCTGGAGCCAGGGAATGAGCTGGAACAACATCCCGACAGGTTCGGGTACCGCCACCTCGGCGCTGACGCTCGACGACAATGAAGTGGCGATGACGGTCGCGCCGGGCGCGATCGGCAGCCCGCCTGTCCTCGCCCTTTCCGATTATTATGCGGTCGACAATCGCGCGGTCACCGTCGCCGGCGACAAGGTCGATCTCGATTATGATCGCGATCCCAACGGCCTGCTCGTCCATCTGCGCGGTACGATTGGCGCGACCGCCAAGCCCGAGCTGATCCACATGGGCATCGACGACCCGGCGCGGTACGCCGCCTGGCGGTTCAAGGCGCTGCTCGCCACCCGGGGTGTTAGGGTTACCGGCACGATCGATGTCCGCCACCGTCTGCTGCAATGGGCGGACGACGGCGCGCACCGCGGTGGCACTGCGCCGATGCGCGCGCCGCAGCAGCCGGTGCTGGCCAAGCTCACCCCGCCGCCGCTGGCGGAAGACCTCATTCACACCAACAAGGTCAGCCAGAACCTGCATGCCGAACTTTTCCTGCGCCGCGTGTCGCTCCACGACGGCAGCGGTTCGGTCGCGGATGGACTGGCGGTGGTGCGCGCGATGCTGGCCAAGGCGGGCGTGCCGCGGGCCGATTATGATTTCGCCGACGGCTCGGGCATGTCGAGTTACAACCGCATCGCCCCGCGCGGCACCGTCATCTTCCTGCGTTGGGTCGCCGCCCAGCCCTGGGGCGCGCAATGGCGCGCGACCTTGCCGATCGGCGGGCAGGGCCCGGGCACGCTCGCCCGCCGCTTCAAAGGCACACCGCTTGAGGGCAAGGTCTTCGCCAAGACCGGCACGCTCAACCAGACCAATGCCTTGTCGGGCTACATGATCGCCCGCAGCGGGCGGATCCTGACCTTTTCGGCCTTGGCCAACGACGTGCCGCAAGGCGTGGTCGCGACCAAGGCGGTGGAGGACGCCCTAAATCTCGTAGCTGCCGAGAATTAG
- a CDS encoding GNAT family N-acetyltransferase: METVSDYRLVERVPTVAEHGRLRVAAGMTPRSAEAAAHGLPGTLLGVVIERDGVAVGMGRAIGDGGLFYQLVDIAVEPTHQARGLGKRIVGNLVERLRAFVPAEAYLSLIADGDAKYLYAQFGFEPTTPASIGMATWLNPPADDAEV, from the coding sequence GTGGAAACGGTGAGCGACTATCGGCTGGTCGAGCGCGTGCCGACGGTGGCGGAGCATGGACGCCTGCGCGTCGCCGCCGGGATGACGCCGCGCAGCGCCGAGGCGGCGGCGCATGGCCTGCCGGGCACGCTGCTGGGCGTCGTGATCGAGCGGGATGGCGTGGCGGTCGGGATGGGGCGCGCGATCGGCGATGGCGGGCTATTCTATCAGCTGGTCGATATCGCGGTCGAACCGACGCATCAGGCGCGCGGGCTGGGGAAAAGGATCGTCGGCAACCTGGTCGAGCGGCTGCGCGCGTTCGTGCCAGCCGAAGCCTATCTCAGCCTGATCGCCGATGGCGATGCCAAATATCTATACGCCCAGTTCGGCTTTGAGCCGACGACGCCCGCATCGATTGGGATGGCGACGTGGCTTAATCCGCCGGCGGATGATGCGGAGGTTTAG
- a CDS encoding endonuclease domain-containing protein: MRLAGSDSSRRNARRLRRAMTPPEVGLWLALRGNDAGLRFRRQHAAGPYVLDFYCAPAKLAIEVDGEAHNRGDRPLRDELRDEWLAIQGTHVLRYTAVEVLTNLDGVVREILTIALARRERSEG; encoded by the coding sequence ATGCGTCTCGCGGGTTCGGACAGCAGCCGACGCAACGCCAGGCGCCTACGCAGGGCGATGACGCCGCCGGAGGTCGGCCTGTGGCTTGCCCTCCGCGGCAACGACGCTGGCTTACGCTTCCGCAGGCAACACGCCGCCGGACCCTATGTCCTGGATTTCTATTGTGCCCCGGCCAAATTGGCGATCGAGGTCGATGGCGAAGCGCATAATCGTGGCGACCGTCCGCTGCGGGATGAACTGCGCGACGAATGGCTCGCCATCCAGGGCACGCATGTGCTGCGCTATACGGCAGTCGAGGTCCTGACCAACCTCGACGGCGTCGTGCGCGAGATCTTGACGATCGCGCTCGCGCGGCGCGAGCGATCCGAGGGCTGA
- a CDS encoding serine hydrolase domain-containing protein produces the protein MIDEAFAPAAAAIAEGRIPGAALGVVHADGRRAMHHAGMAALLPEPELLTEDHWFDLASLTKVIATTTMILALAEAGRIDLDRPLIDAIPDLRQYDVANAAERRLTFRDCLAHRTFLPAVEPIYTYGGDPGRLRAFVLQREWRHGPPVYSDINFILLGIAIERITGEPLSAWPLGQGLSYGPPPGPAVATEACSWRGRVIKGEVHDENCFALGGATGHAGLFGTVEGVLGFAQGLLDGSGATPRMLEAIRTPVHDDRTCGWEKKFAGWHGGDACSAETIGHTGFTGTGLWVDFERGVAWTLLTNRVHPTRHRETGILDLRRATGDAVVASAWPSASERKTKKHQKRT, from the coding sequence ATGATCGACGAGGCCTTCGCACCGGCCGCTGCGGCAATCGCCGAGGGGCGGATTCCCGGCGCGGCGCTGGGCGTCGTCCACGCCGATGGGCGCCGCGCAATGCACCATGCCGGCATGGCGGCCTTGCTGCCCGAGCCCGAGCTGCTGACCGAAGATCATTGGTTTGACCTCGCTTCGCTGACCAAGGTCATCGCCACGACGACCATGATCCTGGCACTGGCCGAAGCGGGCCGGATCGACCTCGATCGGCCGTTGATCGACGCCATTCCCGACCTGCGCCAATATGATGTCGCCAATGCCGCCGAGCGCCGGCTGACCTTCCGCGACTGTCTCGCCCACCGCACCTTCCTGCCCGCGGTCGAGCCGATTTACACCTATGGCGGCGATCCCGGGCGGCTGCGCGCGTTCGTGCTGCAGCGCGAATGGCGGCATGGACCGCCAGTCTATTCGGACATTAACTTCATCCTGCTCGGCATCGCGATCGAGCGGATTACCGGCGAGCCGCTGTCGGCGTGGCCGTTGGGGCAAGGCCTGAGCTACGGCCCGCCCCCGGGCCCTGCCGTGGCAACCGAAGCCTGTTCGTGGCGCGGGCGCGTCATCAAGGGCGAGGTGCATGACGAGAATTGCTTCGCGCTGGGCGGTGCCACCGGTCATGCCGGGCTGTTCGGCACGGTCGAAGGCGTGTTGGGCTTCGCGCAAGGCCTGCTCGACGGTAGCGGTGCCACGCCAAGAATGCTGGAGGCGATCCGCACCCCCGTCCACGACGATCGCACCTGCGGCTGGGAGAAGAAGTTCGCCGGCTGGCACGGCGGCGATGCTTGCTCAGCCGAGACGATCGGCCATACCGGTTTCACCGGCACGGGCCTGTGGGTCGATTTCGAGCGCGGGGTGGCGTGGACCTTGCTGACCAACCGGGTCCACCCGACGCGGCATCGGGAGACGGGGATCCTGGACTTGCGCAGGGCGACGGGCGATGCGGTGGTCGCATCGGCCTGGCCCTCCGCCAGCGAGCGCAAAACAAAAAAACACCAGAAACGAACTTGA
- a CDS encoding permease has translation MADATIAPKAPPGRLALYLMLGFSAGLPFYMFNAVLTLRLARHGIDIVLIGFFAWVALLPTFKFVWAPLLDRFDVPGFGSFWGKRRGWIMLSQLGIFLSMAAMAFTSSDRSLPLTALFAVLLAFWTTTLEVAADGWRIELAPTKAEQGPIVAANLWGYRSAMVAAGSGAVFVAGQLDWTWAYLVIAFAAFLPFPILVGTARDAGHEGSRWAALGTGLVASAVILLASLAATAAVGWAILNVAAQAGMTSRTNVTPAVLALALLPFVGLALALPRIRRLGREAPARRSLAIGPYVDIFWRFGYATLPVLAFVSFYRMGDVMTLTLSHPLWNARGYSLNQIAMADGAVALLSSMVGVAIGGWMAARWRMGAALAGGAIASAFGNWVFVWLWHAQPSNFVLYVAAGLDQFAHGLEGAVFVVYLSLLVNPRYPGAQYAFLSGFAFLLPRLLAGAAGSIQQQIGYDGFFWLSGGLSAAAILFLPFIVNVKPRPAEA, from the coding sequence TTGGCTGACGCGACGATTGCTCCGAAGGCGCCGCCCGGGCGGCTAGCCCTGTACCTGATGCTGGGCTTTTCGGCGGGCCTGCCCTTCTACATGTTCAATGCGGTGCTGACGCTGCGGCTGGCGCGGCATGGCATCGACATCGTGCTCATCGGCTTCTTCGCCTGGGTCGCGCTGCTGCCGACGTTCAAGTTCGTATGGGCGCCGTTACTCGACCGCTTCGACGTGCCCGGCTTCGGAAGCTTCTGGGGAAAAAGGCGCGGCTGGATCATGCTGTCCCAGCTCGGCATCTTCCTGTCGATGGCGGCAATGGCGTTCACGTCGAGCGACAGGAGCCTGCCGCTGACCGCCCTGTTCGCGGTACTGCTCGCCTTCTGGACGACGACGCTGGAGGTCGCCGCCGACGGCTGGCGGATCGAGCTGGCGCCGACCAAGGCGGAGCAAGGGCCGATCGTCGCGGCCAATCTATGGGGTTACCGCAGCGCCATGGTTGCGGCCGGCAGTGGCGCGGTGTTCGTGGCGGGCCAGCTCGACTGGACCTGGGCCTATCTCGTCATCGCCTTTGCCGCCTTCCTGCCTTTCCCGATCCTGGTGGGAACCGCACGCGACGCGGGCCATGAAGGCAGCCGCTGGGCGGCGCTGGGAACGGGACTGGTGGCGAGCGCGGTCATCCTGCTTGCCTCGCTGGCAGCGACCGCTGCGGTCGGCTGGGCCATCCTCAACGTCGCCGCACAGGCCGGCATGACCAGCCGGACCAATGTCACTCCGGCGGTGCTCGCGCTCGCCTTGCTCCCGTTCGTCGGGCTGGCGCTGGCGTTGCCGCGCATCCGCCGCCTGGGGCGTGAGGCGCCGGCGCGGCGCTCGCTGGCGATCGGGCCCTATGTCGATATTTTCTGGCGGTTCGGCTACGCGACCCTGCCCGTCCTCGCCTTCGTCTCCTTCTACCGGATGGGCGACGTGATGACCCTGACCCTATCGCACCCCTTGTGGAATGCGCGCGGCTACAGCCTCAACCAGATTGCGATGGCCGACGGTGCGGTCGCCTTGCTGTCGAGCATGGTCGGCGTGGCGATCGGCGGCTGGATGGCGGCGCGCTGGCGCATGGGCGCGGCACTGGCCGGCGGCGCGATCGCATCCGCGTTCGGAAATTGGGTGTTCGTCTGGTTATGGCATGCCCAACCCAGCAATTTCGTGCTCTATGTCGCCGCCGGGCTCGATCAGTTCGCGCACGGCCTGGAGGGTGCGGTGTTCGTGGTCTACCTCTCGCTGCTGGTGAACCCACGCTACCCGGGCGCGCAATATGCCTTTCTGTCGGGCTTCGCCTTCCTGCTGCCCCGGCTGCTGGCGGGCGCGGCGGGATCGATCCAGCAGCAGATCGGCTATGACGGCTTTTTCTGGCTGTCGGGCGGCCTGAGCGCGGCGGCGATCCTGTTCCTGCCGTTCATCGTCAACGTGAAGCCGCGGCCGGCCGAGGCATGA
- a CDS encoding TonB-dependent receptor domain-containing protein, producing MPYLPAARPAFLYAGTALLAIASALSAAPAHAQDAASATPPAAPTANVDTQEIVVTGSRLARTTLQSTVPAAVLNNAAIEESGATNIQDAISQLPAVGQNASRSDTNFATTGNGTATLNLRNHGSQRTLVLINGKRSVGFPGSSATDLNNIPSDFVDRVEIVTGGASAVYGSEAIAGVANFILKDRFDGVRLRAQSTLSDKGDAARQFGSLTAGQSFAGDTGHLIVNFSYDKDHGLRSRERSFSATDNPNRSSYAAQGLYSFDTLFLRGPTTYTFDANNRLKQYEGANVDGYNRNNDRYLSLPVERYSAALIGNIELGGFATAYVEGEYTRTKAANGLEPLATGNIPPVPVTEPDGSPYPGIPLSNPYIPPALLAAVTAYNAAGAAAATPDAPFTPVTNLQFRRRSNDIFDRSSFVKRDYYRGVAGLKGAIGGSNWHWDAYYEHSQTTDRTHSQNALATNYGAALNATRDASGNIVCSDPVERAAGCVPINIFGFNTVSAAAANWLQTDPGPSLGGITAGAHVEFRYKGVVKQDVANASITGTLFTLPGGPVNLAAGVEYRRESSSELFDPYTQAGIGLGNQLANIVGKFNVKEAFGELVVPILADRPWVKSLSVEGAIRYADYSTVGSVASWKLGGEYAPSRDIRFRGVYASATRAPNIGELFTPPSQTFPAVTDPCDQGQGIGDDAIVDPSQRVALPAACRTIPGIQAQSQTAQGFTYSTAQIQSVSGLLGGNIALKQETAHTITAGVVFTPSFVPNVSLTVDYYRIKVKDAIGFIGQQTSLDECFANGDPLFCNNIVRNAQGFVTAVNGLNLNTGSNLVEGIDVEFHARRSLAGLGLPGALDWSVFWNHLLKQQQVPFPGAPVQKEVGQSDCYNCGRLGSGFHNKIFTTATYTVGGLTLNYRMNYYSPVVDDRTDPDATRIPAFFYHNMQVRYDVGPNRRIGLYFGINNFTDKKPPVFPDTNIVTFPGTQTVADTYDTYGRMLYAGVEVNF from the coding sequence ATGCCATATCTGCCCGCCGCCCGGCCGGCTTTCCTGTACGCCGGCACCGCCTTGCTCGCCATCGCCTCTGCGCTCAGCGCGGCGCCGGCCCACGCACAGGATGCCGCGTCGGCGACACCGCCTGCGGCCCCAACCGCCAATGTCGACACACAGGAGATCGTGGTGACCGGATCGCGCCTCGCGCGCACCACGTTGCAGTCGACCGTACCCGCCGCCGTACTCAACAATGCCGCGATCGAGGAAAGCGGCGCGACCAACATCCAGGATGCAATTTCCCAGCTTCCGGCGGTGGGGCAGAATGCGTCGCGGTCCGACACCAATTTCGCAACCACCGGCAATGGCACGGCGACGCTCAACCTGCGCAACCACGGTTCGCAGCGCACGCTTGTCCTGATCAACGGCAAGCGCTCGGTTGGTTTTCCGGGCTCGTCGGCGACCGATCTCAACAATATCCCGAGCGACTTCGTCGATCGGGTCGAAATCGTCACCGGCGGCGCCTCCGCGGTCTATGGTTCGGAGGCGATTGCAGGCGTTGCCAATTTCATCCTCAAGGACCGGTTCGACGGCGTCCGGTTGCGCGCGCAAAGCACGCTATCCGACAAGGGAGACGCGGCCCGCCAGTTCGGCAGCCTCACCGCCGGCCAATCCTTCGCGGGCGATACCGGCCACCTGATCGTCAATTTCAGTTACGACAAGGACCATGGTCTGCGCTCACGCGAGCGCAGCTTTTCGGCGACGGACAACCCCAATCGCAGTTCCTACGCGGCGCAGGGCCTGTACAGCTTCGACACGTTGTTCCTGCGCGGGCCGACAACCTATACGTTCGACGCCAACAATCGCCTGAAGCAATATGAGGGCGCCAACGTCGATGGCTATAACCGCAATAACGACCGCTATCTGTCGCTTCCGGTGGAACGGTATAGCGCGGCCCTGATCGGCAATATCGAACTGGGCGGCTTCGCCACCGCCTATGTCGAAGGCGAATATACCCGCACCAAGGCCGCAAACGGGCTTGAGCCGCTGGCCACCGGCAACATCCCGCCGGTGCCGGTGACGGAGCCCGACGGCAGCCCCTATCCCGGAATTCCGCTGAGCAACCCCTATATTCCGCCCGCTTTGCTGGCGGCGGTGACGGCGTACAATGCGGCAGGCGCAGCCGCGGCGACGCCGGATGCGCCGTTCACGCCGGTTACCAATTTGCAGTTCCGGCGCCGCTCCAACGACATTTTCGACCGCAGCAGCTTCGTGAAGCGCGATTATTATCGCGGGGTCGCCGGGCTCAAGGGCGCGATCGGCGGGTCAAACTGGCATTGGGACGCCTATTACGAGCATAGCCAGACGACCGACCGCACCCATAGCCAGAATGCCCTGGCGACCAATTACGGCGCGGCGCTGAACGCGACGCGCGATGCCAGCGGCAATATCGTGTGCAGCGACCCGGTCGAGCGCGCCGCCGGCTGCGTGCCGATCAACATCTTCGGCTTCAACACGGTCAGCGCCGCCGCGGCCAACTGGCTGCAGACCGATCCGGGCCCGAGCCTGGGCGGCATCACGGCTGGAGCCCATGTCGAGTTCCGCTACAAAGGCGTGGTCAAGCAGGACGTCGCCAACGCGTCGATCACCGGCACGCTGTTCACCCTGCCGGGCGGGCCGGTCAACCTGGCGGCCGGCGTAGAATATCGCCGCGAGAGCAGCTCCGAATTGTTCGATCCGTACACGCAAGCGGGCATCGGCCTCGGCAACCAGCTGGCCAACATCGTCGGCAAGTTCAACGTCAAGGAGGCCTTCGGCGAACTGGTCGTGCCGATCCTGGCCGACCGGCCGTGGGTCAAATCACTCAGCGTCGAGGGCGCGATCCGCTATGCCGATTATTCGACCGTCGGCAGTGTCGCGAGCTGGAAGCTGGGTGGCGAATATGCGCCGAGCCGCGATATCCGCTTCCGCGGCGTCTATGCCTCGGCGACGCGCGCGCCCAATATCGGCGAATTGTTCACCCCGCCGAGCCAGACCTTCCCGGCGGTGACCGACCCGTGCGACCAGGGCCAGGGCATTGGCGACGACGCGATCGTCGATCCGAGCCAGCGTGTCGCTCTGCCGGCGGCATGCAGGACGATCCCCGGCATCCAGGCGCAATCTCAGACCGCGCAGGGCTTCACCTACTCGACCGCGCAGATCCAGAGCGTGAGCGGCCTGCTCGGCGGCAATATCGCGCTCAAGCAGGAGACGGCGCATACGATCACAGCCGGGGTGGTGTTCACGCCGAGCTTCGTGCCCAACGTGTCGCTGACGGTCGATTATTACCGGATCAAGGTGAAGGACGCGATCGGCTTCATCGGCCAGCAGACCTCGCTCGACGAGTGCTTCGCCAACGGCGATCCGTTGTTCTGCAACAATATCGTCCGCAACGCGCAGGGCTTCGTGACCGCGGTCAACGGCCTCAATCTCAACACCGGTTCCAACCTGGTCGAGGGTATCGACGTCGAATTCCACGCGCGCCGCAGTCTCGCCGGACTGGGCTTGCCGGGTGCGCTCGACTGGTCGGTCTTCTGGAATCACCTGCTCAAGCAGCAGCAGGTGCCTTTCCCGGGCGCGCCGGTGCAGAAAGAGGTCGGCCAGAGCGATTGCTATAATTGCGGGCGGCTGGGCTCCGGCTTCCACAACAAGATCTTCACCACCGCGACCTACACGGTCGGCGGTCTGACCCTGAATTACCGCATGAATTATTACAGCCCGGTGGTGGACGATCGCACCGATCCGGATGCCACGCGCATCCCGGCCTTCTTCTATCATAATATGCAGGTGCGTTATGATGTCGGCCCGAACCGGCGGATCGGGCTCTATTTCGGCATCAACAATTTCACCGACAAGAAGCCGCCCGTCTTCCCCGACACCAACATCGTGACCTTCCCCGGCACGCAAACCGTGGCCGACACGTATGACACTTATGGCCGCATGCTCTACGCCGGCGTGGAGGTGAATTTCTGA
- a CDS encoding LytR/AlgR family response regulator transcription factor has protein sequence MRVAVCDDELLAVERLVRMLGRIDGIRVEGTAQNGRDALALVARTSPDAIFLDIEMPALDGFDVVEALAANPGAATPPLIVFVTAFPQFAAHAFDTGAIDFLIKPVRFSRLETAVGRLRDVRDQRDARRRLSELADQLDTLRAEGREIGTPANEIWVHRRAERVRVDLDEVELVRAEGEYVRLFIGSQSFLHRASIGSIAARLDPGRFMRVHRSYVLRLDLIAKIRRKAAGGYTLVLTHGEEVPLGRLYRADLLKHANKSFTPS, from the coding sequence ATGAGGGTGGCGGTATGCGACGACGAGCTGCTTGCGGTCGAGCGGCTGGTGAGGATGCTGGGGCGCATCGACGGCATTCGTGTCGAAGGCACCGCGCAGAACGGGCGCGACGCTCTCGCCCTGGTAGCCCGCACCTCTCCGGATGCGATCTTCCTGGATATCGAAATGCCGGCGCTCGACGGTTTTGACGTGGTGGAGGCACTGGCAGCCAACCCTGGCGCGGCTACACCGCCGCTGATCGTGTTCGTCACCGCCTTCCCACAGTTCGCGGCGCATGCGTTCGACACGGGCGCGATCGACTTCCTGATCAAGCCGGTCCGCTTTTCCCGCCTGGAGACCGCGGTCGGCCGGTTGCGCGACGTCCGCGATCAGCGCGACGCGCGACGCCGGCTGAGCGAACTGGCCGACCAGCTCGACACGTTGCGAGCCGAGGGGCGCGAGATCGGCACCCCGGCCAATGAGATCTGGGTGCACCGCCGCGCGGAGCGGGTGCGGGTCGATCTCGACGAGGTCGAACTGGTGCGCGCGGAAGGAGAATATGTCCGCCTCTTCATCGGCAGCCAGAGCTTCCTGCACCGCGCGTCGATCGGATCGATCGCGGCCCGCCTCGACCCCGGCCGCTTCATGCGCGTGCATCGTTCGTATGTCCTGCGACTCGACCTGATCGCCAAAATCCGGCGCAAGGCCGCCGGCGGCTATACGTTGGTGCTAACACACGGCGAAGAAGTGCCGCTTGGAAGACTGTATCGAGCAGACCTTCTCAAGCATGCCAACAAAAGCTTTACGCCGTCGTAA